Proteins encoded in a region of the Melospiza georgiana isolate bMelGeo1 chromosome 2, bMelGeo1.pri, whole genome shotgun sequence genome:
- the SESN3 gene encoding sestrin-3 → MNRLGSGPVGSAAAAAAAAGQYRVCGNCRKVPRQEKRVQVSPPLTRGPSAFIPENEVMQANGLDERTNLLVEEYSTSGRLDNITQVMSIHSQYLESFLRSQFYMLRMDGPLPLPYRHYIAIMAAARHQCSYLINMHVDEFLKTGGIAEWLNGLEYIPQRLKNLNEINKLLAHRPWLITKEHIQKLVKTGENNWSLPELVHAVVLLAHYHALASFVFGSGINPERDPDTSNGVRLIAVNNFCVCDLANDNNIENASLTSSNFGIADSLSELEALMERMKRLQEDKEDEEASQEEMATRFEKEKKESLLVISGAFDDEIVSTDVSRYVEDPGFGYKDFARRGEDHLPTFRAQDYTWENHGFSLVNRLYSDIGHLLDEKFRMVYNLTYNTMATHEDVDTTTLRRALFNYVHCMYGIRYDDYDYGEVNQLLERSLKVYIKTVTCYPERTTKRMYDSYWRQFKHSEKVHVNLLLMEARMQAELLYALRAITRHLT, encoded by the exons GAAAAGAGAGTACAGGTCTCCCCGCCGTTGACAAGAGGACCAAGTGCCTTTATACCAGAGAATGAA GTTATGCAAGCAAATGGTTTGGATGAACGTACTAATCTTCTTGTGGAAGAATATTCTACGTCTGGTCGCCTGGACAACATCACCCAGGTCATGAGCATCCACAGTCAGTACCTGGAGTCCTTCCTCCGCAGCCAGTTCTACATGCTGCGCATGGACGGGCCCCTTCCTTTGCCCTACAGGCACTACATTGCCATCATG gctgctgccagaCATCAGTGTTCCTACCTAATAAATATGCACGTTGATGAGTTTCTGAAGACTGGTGGGATTGCAGAGTGGTTGAATGGTTTAGAATACATTCCCCAAAGACTGAAAAATCTGAACGAAATAAACAAACTTCTTGCACACCGGCCCTGGCTGATCACAAAAGAGCACATCCAG AAACTTGTCAAGACTGGGGAAAATAATTGGTCTCTTCCTGAACTGGTTCATGCTGTTGTCCTGTTGGCCCATTATCATGCCTTGGCAAGTTTTGTGTTTGGTAGTGGCATTAATCCAGAGAGAGATCCGGATACATCCAATGGAGTCAGACTTATAGCAGTCAACAACTTCTGTGTCTGTGATCTTGCCAATGACAACAACATAGAAAATGCATCCCTCACAAGTAGCAACTTCGGG ATTGCAGATTCTTTAAGTGAGCTGGAGGCCCTGATGGAAAGGATGAAGAGACTACAGGAAGATAAAGAGGATGAAGAAGCCTCTCAGGAAGAAATGGCAACTCGCtttgagaaggagaaaaaggagagtcTGCTAGTAATTAGTGGAG CATTTGATGATGAAATAGTTTCTACAGATGTCTCCCGTTATGTTGAAGATCCTGGGTTTGGGTACAAAGACTTTGCAAGGCGAGGAGAAGACCATCTGCCAACATTCAGAGCTCAG GACTATACTTGGGAAAATCATGGCTTTTCCCTTGTAAACAGGCTTTATTCTGATATTGGGCATCTCCTGGATGAGAAATTTCGGATGGTGTATAACCTCACATATAACACTATGGCAACACATGAAGATGTTGATACAACTACACTAAGAAGAGCTTTATTTAACTATGTCCACTGTATGTATGGAATCAG GTATGATGACTACGATTATGGAGAAGTGAATCAGCTACTTGAACGCAGCCTGAAGGTTTACATAAAGACAGTGACCTGCTACCCCGAGAGAACCACCAAGCGCATGTACGACAGCTACTGGCGCCAGTTCAAGCACTCGGAGAAG GTTCATGTCAATCTACTTCTGATGGAAGCTCGGATGCAAGCCGAACTTCTGTATGCCCTTCGTGCCATAACTCGTCACTTAACCTGA